A single region of the Mus caroli chromosome 16, CAROLI_EIJ_v1.1, whole genome shotgun sequence genome encodes:
- the Cldn5 gene encoding claudin-5, whose product MGSAALEILGLVLCLVGWVGLILACGLPMWQVTAFLDHNIVTAQTTWKGLWMSCVVQSTGHMQCKVYESVLALSAEVQAARALTVGAVLLALVALFVTLTGAQCTTCVAPGPVKARVALTGGALYAVCGLLALVPLCWFANIVVREFYDPTVPVSQKYELGAALYIGWAASALLMCGGGLVCCGAWVCIGRPEFSYPVKYSAPRRPTANGDYDKKNYV is encoded by the coding sequence ATGGGGTCTGCAGCGTTGGAAATTCTGGGTCTGGTGCTGTGTCTAGTAGGATGGGTGGGCTTGATCCTGGCGTGTGGGCTGCCCATGTGGCAGGTGACTGCCTTCCTCGACCACAACATCGTGACGGCGCAGACGACTTGGAAGGGGCTGTGGATGTCGTGCGTGGTGCAGAGTACCGGGCACATGCAGTGCAAGGTGTATGAATCTGTGCTGGCGCTGAGTGCGGAGGTGCAGGCAGCTCGGGCACTCACCGTGGGCGCTGTGCTGCTGGCGCTGGTGGCACTCTTTGTTACCTTGACCGGCGCTCAGTGCACCACCTGCGTGGCCCCGGGCCCAGTTAAGGCACGGGTAGCACTCACGGGAGGAGCGCTTTACGCGGTGTGCGGGCTGTTGGCACTCGTGCCGCTCTGCTGGTTCGCCAACATCGTCGTCCGCGAGTTCTATGATCCGACGGTGCCGGTGTCACAGAAGTATGAGCTGGGCGCGGCGCTGTACATCGGCTGGGCGGCCTCCGCACTGCTCATGTGCGGTGGCGGCCTCGTGTGTTGCGGCGCCTGGGTCTGCATCGGGCGCCCTGAGTTCAGCTACCCGGTCAAGTACTCTGCGCCGCGGCGGCCCACAGCCAATGGCGATTACGACAAGAAGAACTATGTTTAA